In a single window of the Flavivirga spongiicola genome:
- a CDS encoding DUF4907 domain-containing protein, with amino-acid sequence MKKIVSPIIIAAGLIVLISLLVLNKKEAIDSKTFRVDNGFGYEITSNKKVLIKQNYIPAIQKNKPFFSEEDADKVACLVINKLKTRNSPTVSLKELIILKIQLNAFK; translated from the coding sequence ATGAAGAAAATAGTAAGTCCTATTATTATAGCAGCTGGTTTAATAGTATTAATCTCTTTATTAGTATTAAATAAAAAGGAAGCTATAGACAGTAAAACATTTAGAGTTGACAATGGTTTTGGTTATGAAATAACTAGTAATAAGAAGGTTTTAATTAAACAAAATTATATTCCTGCAATTCAAAAAAATAAACCATTTTTTTCAGAAGAAGATGCCGATAAAGTAGCATGTTTAGTTATTAATAAACTAAAGACCAGGAACTCTCCGACTGTTTCATTAAAAGAACTAATAATATTAAAAATACAACTAAATGCGTTCAAATAA
- a CDS encoding Kelch repeat-containing protein: MTNNRKFMLGLICSALAFSGCSDDDGYERGNWKERSVFDGIPRSSAISFTIGDKGFMGTGYDGDDYLNDFWEYDIEGDFWSQKASFPGTPRSSASSFTLNDKGYLGIGYDGDNELIDFWEYNVSSNSWTQKADFGGGLRRGAVSFGINNVGYVGTGYDGDNDRKDFWKYDANADEWSELVGFGGNKRRDATTFVLNEKVYLGTGISNGIYVDDFWEFDPKTEVWTRKLDLDEEDDYRITRSNAVSFSVNGLGYIAAGYTGGAVGTIWEYTPETDIWEEITALEATVRQDPVSFSNGSRAFVLLGRTGNLYLDDNFEIFPLEEYDEDD; this comes from the coding sequence ATGACAAACAATAGAAAATTTATGTTAGGGCTTATTTGCTCTGCTCTAGCTTTCTCAGGATGCTCAGATGATGATGGTTATGAAAGAGGAAATTGGAAAGAGCGCTCGGTTTTTGATGGTATACCAAGAAGTAGCGCTATTAGTTTTACCATAGGTGATAAAGGTTTTATGGGGACGGGTTATGATGGCGATGATTACTTAAACGATTTCTGGGAATATGATATAGAGGGGGATTTTTGGTCTCAAAAAGCGAGTTTTCCAGGGACACCAAGAAGTTCGGCATCTAGTTTCACACTGAATGACAAAGGTTATTTAGGTATTGGTTATGATGGAGATAATGAGTTGATAGATTTTTGGGAATATAATGTAAGTTCAAACTCATGGACTCAAAAAGCAGATTTTGGAGGAGGCCTTAGAAGAGGAGCCGTTAGTTTTGGGATTAATAACGTTGGGTATGTTGGAACGGGTTATGATGGTGATAATGACAGAAAAGATTTTTGGAAATATGACGCTAATGCTGATGAATGGTCCGAACTTGTTGGGTTTGGAGGAAATAAACGTAGAGATGCAACGACTTTTGTTTTAAATGAAAAAGTGTATTTAGGAACAGGTATAAGTAATGGTATATATGTAGATGATTTTTGGGAGTTCGATCCGAAAACTGAAGTATGGACAAGAAAGCTGGATTTAGATGAAGAGGATGATTATAGAATAACACGATCTAATGCGGTAAGTTTTTCTGTTAATGGATTAGGGTATATTGCCGCAGGGTATACTGGAGGTGCGGTAGGTACCATTTGGGAGTATACACCAGAAACAGATATTTGGGAAGAAATTACTGCATTAGAAGCTACCGTGCGTCAAGATCCAGTAAGTTTTTCAAATGGTAGCAGAGCCTTTGTATTATTAGGACGAACAGGTAATTTATATCTCGATGATAATTTCGAAATATTTCCTTTAGAGGAATATGATGAAGATGATTGA
- a CDS encoding DUF4270 family protein translates to MRYIVLLLIIVSCLSCNKEEEEFTLQIGEDFVESTTKVYFIDTLTVKASTFQFDSLIVSSPNRLLIGAYNDPAFGKTLSKSFVQLTNTIYSIDDDAVYDSIALVLNPDRYFYNDTIPIQQFKVYEVLDDIESDEGFYYNTTNFNYNTIPIAVKDFLATPNKSDSLDIKVNDVFGLTLFNKLKENDINSGSEFLDEYKGLLIEANNNVNTTVLGFSTDSFLRLYYTVDDNDNDPEEKTIDFAINPSNTFNQISSEKSGTYFENIVNQETLIPSSETDNSSFIQAGIGIVTRLDIPYLKSLNDISSQGVVVDAKLKFSLKENTYSDNLYTKDSLQVYIIDNKANVLSNLTFDGETPIMSTIENDNPEFDSGFYTINILPFISLKQNETHEEYFLAIYSQNFNNSVDRYIFNGNLAPNNVRMKLELTYATYD, encoded by the coding sequence ATGAGATATATAGTTTTGCTTTTGATTATTGTCAGTTGTCTTTCTTGCAATAAAGAAGAAGAAGAGTTTACGTTACAAATAGGAGAAGACTTTGTTGAGAGTACAACTAAGGTATATTTTATAGATACCTTAACTGTTAAAGCCTCCACATTTCAGTTTGATTCTCTAATTGTATCCAGCCCTAACAGGCTTTTAATAGGTGCATATAACGACCCTGCTTTTGGAAAAACTTTGAGTAAAAGTTTTGTGCAATTAACAAATACTATTTACAGCATAGATGATGATGCAGTTTACGACTCTATTGCATTAGTGCTTAATCCTGACAGATATTTTTACAATGATACCATACCTATTCAACAATTTAAAGTCTATGAAGTCTTAGATGATATAGAATCAGATGAAGGCTTCTATTACAATACAACAAACTTCAACTATAATACAATTCCTATTGCCGTTAAAGATTTTTTAGCAACACCAAATAAAAGTGATTCTTTAGATATTAAGGTGAATGATGTTTTTGGTTTGACTTTGTTTAACAAATTAAAAGAAAATGACATTAATAGTGGTTCAGAGTTTTTAGATGAATATAAAGGATTATTAATTGAAGCAAATAATAATGTTAATACTACTGTCTTAGGATTTTCAACCGATAGCTTTCTTCGACTATATTATACGGTAGATGATAATGACAATGATCCAGAAGAAAAAACGATTGATTTTGCCATTAACCCATCAAATACTTTTAACCAAATAAGCAGTGAGAAATCTGGTACTTATTTTGAAAACATAGTAAACCAAGAAACATTAATTCCTAGTTCGGAAACCGATAATAGTTCTTTTATTCAAGCAGGAATTGGAATTGTTACCAGGTTAGATATCCCTTATTTAAAATCGTTAAATGATATTTCTTCTCAAGGTGTAGTTGTAGATGCCAAATTAAAATTCTCTTTAAAAGAGAACACCTATTCAGATAACTTGTATACCAAAGATTCTTTACAGGTTTACATCATTGACAATAAAGCTAACGTTTTAAGCAACTTAACTTTTGATGGTGAAACACCTATTATGAGTACTATAGAAAATGACAATCCTGAATTTGATTCAGGTTTTTATACAATAAATATATTACCGTTTATCAGTTTAAAACAAAACGAAACTCATGAAGAATATTTTTTAGCTATTTACTCTCAAAACTTCAACAATTCAGTAGACAGATACATTTTTAATGGTAACCTCGCTCCAAATAACGTACGAATGAAATTGGAATTAACCTACGCTACCTATGACTAA
- a CDS encoding outer membrane beta-barrel protein, whose product MTNKTHILFYIICQFCIGQIVLSQTTTNSLSSSPYSLYGLGISNELNTGKTNALGNTGFAMPSTYSINNLNPASFGAIPEGSFLYDIGIKVQKETLYEDGIKEFRYNGNFSNFSIAFPLSKKSGLGITLIPFTNVGYIVSGLEKSIDGSTDTFLANITGSGGLNDIQLNYGYKVNNKLRLGLKGSYLFGTIKEEETDFIGNNILNISEENFYNGFRLSTGVQYDINNKVSIGGIVNFPTTLNGNQTRTVIGGVEPVEEENSLDAFKLPLEVGLGLHTKLNDKLFLNLDYKKSFWDNTDQSDLIGDYVDQDFIGFGSEFTPEKSSLKYWNRINYRAGFSMDNGNLAIKNNRITNYSINLGLGLPTGGRRHSMINLGYSYGQKGQVSNGLIKENYHTLTLNFSLEDLWFQKRKYN is encoded by the coding sequence ATGACTAACAAAACACACATTCTATTTTATATCATTTGCCAGTTCTGTATTGGTCAAATAGTACTTTCGCAAACAACAACAAATAGTTTATCATCATCACCTTATTCTCTTTACGGGTTAGGGATATCTAATGAGTTAAATACAGGAAAAACAAATGCCCTTGGTAACACTGGTTTTGCAATGCCATCAACGTATTCGATAAATAACTTAAATCCAGCATCTTTTGGAGCTATTCCTGAAGGAAGTTTTTTATATGATATTGGCATTAAGGTACAGAAAGAAACACTTTATGAAGATGGTATCAAAGAATTTCGCTATAACGGAAACTTTTCAAATTTCAGCATAGCATTTCCATTATCAAAAAAATCGGGTTTAGGCATCACCCTGATTCCGTTTACTAATGTAGGCTATATAGTATCTGGCTTGGAAAAATCAATTGATGGATCTACAGATACATTTTTAGCAAATATAACTGGCTCTGGAGGGCTAAATGACATCCAATTAAATTATGGGTATAAAGTAAATAATAAACTCAGACTCGGACTTAAAGGTTCCTACTTATTTGGAACCATAAAAGAGGAAGAAACCGATTTTATTGGTAACAATATTTTAAACATATCTGAAGAGAATTTTTATAATGGTTTTCGTTTAAGCACAGGAGTACAATATGATATAAATAATAAAGTCTCTATTGGAGGTATTGTTAATTTCCCTACAACCCTAAATGGCAATCAAACAAGAACTGTTATTGGAGGTGTTGAGCCTGTTGAAGAAGAAAATAGTTTAGATGCTTTTAAATTACCTTTAGAAGTAGGCTTAGGGTTACACACAAAGTTAAATGATAAATTGTTCTTGAATCTTGATTATAAAAAGAGTTTTTGGGATAATACCGATCAGAGTGATTTAATAGGTGATTACGTAGATCAAGATTTTATTGGTTTTGGCTCAGAATTCACTCCCGAAAAAAGCAGTCTTAAATATTGGAATCGAATAAATTATAGAGCAGGCTTTAGTATGGATAATGGAAATTTAGCAATTAAAAATAATAGAATTACTAATTACAGTATTAATTTAGGATTAGGACTCCCTACTGGTGGTCGAAGACACTCTATGATAAATTTAGGCTATTCGTATGGGCAAAAGGGGCAAGTCTCAAATGGTTTAATTAAAGAAAATTACCATACACTAACTCTAAATTTTAGTCTAGAAGATTTATGGTTTCAGAAAAGAAAATATAATTAA
- a CDS encoding LytR/AlgR family response regulator transcription factor, whose product MKCVIIDDEPLAVDVIESYVNQICSLEIVAKCNNPLEAITILNKHQVDLVFLDIEMPNLTGLDLVKTIENMPQFIFTTASPQHALEGFNLNATDYLVKPIPFHRFLKAVSRAKEKNALENTISGRISSTLSQQEVIPQNDFIFVKSEYENIKVDVQDIQYIEGLKDYIKIYQKDNSKALLTLSSFKSILDKLPENFMRVHRSYIININAIRALQKTKVVVGDKRIPIGETYKEEVVIRLKV is encoded by the coding sequence ATGAAGTGCGTAATAATAGATGATGAACCGTTAGCAGTAGACGTTATAGAATCCTATGTTAACCAAATTTGTAGTTTAGAGATTGTTGCTAAATGTAACAATCCATTAGAAGCCATTACCATCCTTAACAAGCACCAAGTAGATTTAGTGTTTTTAGACATAGAAATGCCTAATTTAACCGGGTTAGATTTGGTTAAAACCATAGAAAACATGCCGCAATTCATTTTTACTACAGCCAGTCCACAACATGCTTTAGAAGGGTTTAACTTAAACGCAACCGATTATTTAGTAAAACCTATTCCGTTTCATCGATTTCTAAAAGCTGTTTCAAGGGCTAAAGAAAAGAATGCATTAGAGAATACCATTTCTGGTAGAATATCTTCTACTTTGAGTCAACAAGAAGTCATTCCTCAGAATGATTTTATTTTTGTAAAATCCGAATACGAAAATATTAAAGTAGATGTACAAGATATACAGTATATTGAAGGTTTAAAAGACTATATTAAAATTTACCAAAAGGATAATTCTAAGGCTTTATTGACCCTATCAAGTTTCAAAAGTATTTTAGACAAACTTCCTGAAAATTTTATGCGTGTACATCGCTCATATATTATAAATATAAATGCGATTAGAGCTTTACAAAAAACTAAGGTTGTTGTAGGAGACAAACGCATACCTATTGGAGAAACATATAAAGAAGAAGTTGTAATACGGCTTAAAGTTTAG
- a CDS encoding sensor histidine kinase: MLFIKLLPFPEEMSSFKGRKSLPVVYSLMFLVLGTAIKIYEEWIRNDTVKKDIEAQKNVSELEALKNQINPHFLFNSLNSIYSLTVKNSNDAPEAVIMLSELMRYMLYTSNDDFVLLKEELTYIENYIKLQRLRIAKNENVKTNIHGTVSTQKIRPLLFISYIENAFKYGTDFNGNTEVKIDISVKDNELQFKCLNLIGNRTKNSENSGIGMQNTKDRLQLLYPEKYWLTTGENDDKFIVDLKLKLN; this comes from the coding sequence TTGCTTTTTATTAAACTGCTGCCTTTTCCTGAAGAAATGTCTAGTTTTAAAGGCAGAAAATCTTTACCTGTTGTATATTCTTTAATGTTCTTAGTACTAGGAACAGCCATTAAAATATATGAAGAATGGATAAGAAACGACACTGTCAAAAAGGATATCGAAGCTCAAAAAAATGTTTCGGAATTAGAAGCACTTAAAAACCAGATAAACCCTCATTTTTTGTTTAATTCGTTAAATAGTATTTATTCACTTACAGTAAAAAACTCGAATGATGCACCGGAAGCAGTTATTATGTTATCGGAACTTATGCGCTATATGCTATATACGTCAAATGATGATTTCGTGTTGTTAAAAGAAGAATTAACCTATATAGAAAATTATATAAAACTACAGCGTTTACGAATCGCCAAAAACGAAAATGTGAAAACCAATATTCATGGAACGGTTTCAACTCAAAAGATTAGGCCCCTATTATTTATATCTTATATAGAAAACGCTTTTAAATATGGAACCGACTTTAATGGTAATACCGAAGTGAAAATTGATATTAGTGTTAAGGATAATGAACTGCAGTTTAAATGTTTAAATTTAATAGGAAATAGAACTAAAAACAGTGAAAACTCTGGAATTGGAATGCAAAATACTAAAGATCGTTTGCAGTTGTTATATCCTGAAAAGTATTGGCTAACTACAGGAGAAAACGATGATAAATTTATTGTTGATTTAAAATTAAAATTGAATTAA
- a CDS encoding SMP-30/gluconolactonase/LRE family protein, with amino-acid sequence MYTLSKTLRLFLISILMFSCAKQEKAKTKTFQTVGKIERLDKQLDDVISLNAVIEILSTGHKWSEGPIWLKDEQKLIYTDVGHQKIYQWTEKDSVTLYLDMKDANPDRPGPSALLVDNNDKLVILQYGHGQAVKMNSSLDRPTNDFSIFVDNYNGVRFNNTNDAAFHSNGNMIMSDPPPVKEGGLKAAVYHITPKGNVQVVTDTLSSPNGIAFSPDEKTVYIANADWKHAIWIAADVDENGHISNGRLFFDATGNAPKEKGHPDGLKVNKHGIIFATGPGGVYILNPEGKHLGTILNNEFNTNCVLDDKEETLYITCGPKLMRVKLKPYS; translated from the coding sequence ATGTATACATTAAGTAAAACTTTAAGACTATTTCTAATATCGATACTTATGTTTTCTTGTGCTAAGCAAGAAAAGGCAAAAACAAAAACGTTTCAAACGGTTGGTAAAATTGAAAGACTTGATAAACAATTAGACGACGTTATTTCACTTAATGCAGTTATTGAAATTCTTTCAACAGGACACAAGTGGTCAGAAGGGCCTATATGGCTTAAAGATGAGCAAAAATTGATCTATACAGATGTTGGCCATCAAAAAATATACCAGTGGACTGAAAAGGATAGTGTTACCTTATACCTTGATATGAAGGATGCCAATCCAGATAGACCGGGGCCAAGTGCACTTTTGGTCGATAATAATGATAAATTGGTTATCTTACAATATGGTCATGGACAAGCTGTAAAAATGAATAGTTCATTGGATAGACCTACAAATGATTTTAGCATTTTTGTTGATAATTATAACGGAGTTCGATTTAATAACACCAATGATGCCGCTTTTCATTCGAATGGAAATATGATTATGTCTGATCCACCTCCGGTTAAGGAAGGTGGTTTAAAAGCAGCCGTTTATCACATTACTCCTAAAGGGAACGTACAAGTTGTAACAGATACACTTTCTAGTCCCAATGGAATTGCCTTTTCTCCTGATGAAAAGACAGTATATATAGCAAACGCAGATTGGAAACATGCAATTTGGATAGCTGCCGATGTGGATGAAAATGGTCATATCTCAAACGGAAGACTTTTTTTTGATGCTACTGGGAATGCCCCAAAAGAAAAGGGACATCCAGATGGATTAAAGGTTAATAAACATGGAATTATATTTGCCACTGGTCCAGGAGGCGTTTATATTTTAAATCCAGAAGGTAAACACTTAGGTACTATTTTAAATAATGAATTTAATACCAATTGTGTTTTAGATGATAAAGAAGAAACCTTGTATATTACTTGTGGTCCAAAATTAATGCGGGTTAAGTTGAAACCTTATAGCTAA
- the iolG gene encoding inositol 2-dehydrogenase, producing MIKIGIIGIGRMGKIHLENLSRKIKGVEVLSVVNPGDEGQKFALNNDIKNVSNNINAIIENPEIDAVVISSPSSTHSEYAIKSAKAGKAIFCEKPIDMSLEKASETISVISELNVPIMIGFNQRFDKNFSKVKDEISKDTIGCLRNLHIISRDPQPPPISYIKNSGGLFKDMTIHDFDMARFIMGCEVVEVFAYGDCLVNSAIGDAGDIDSATVLLKFENGAMATIENSREAKYGYDQRLEVFGSKGVIKVENPLKSDLNILTESGTKSDRHLDFFMDRYEASYLEEMKCFVDTLKNNKSMPVSGEDGLKAMIIAEAANRSLIENRSIKVNSIKIK from the coding sequence ATGATTAAAATTGGAATTATTGGAATAGGAAGAATGGGAAAGATTCACCTAGAGAATCTTTCTAGGAAAATTAAAGGTGTTGAAGTACTTTCGGTAGTGAATCCTGGAGATGAGGGGCAGAAATTTGCCTTAAATAATGATATTAAAAATGTTTCTAATAATATAAATGCTATTATTGAGAATCCAGAAATAGATGCTGTAGTTATAAGCTCTCCTAGCAGCACGCATTCTGAATATGCAATAAAATCTGCTAAAGCTGGAAAAGCAATATTTTGCGAGAAGCCAATTGATATGTCTCTCGAAAAAGCAAGTGAAACAATATCTGTAATTTCAGAATTGAACGTTCCAATAATGATTGGGTTTAATCAAAGATTTGATAAGAATTTTTCGAAGGTAAAAGATGAAATATCTAAGGATACAATAGGATGCTTACGCAATCTTCATATAATTAGTAGAGACCCTCAGCCACCTCCTATATCTTACATTAAAAATTCAGGAGGCTTGTTTAAAGATATGACCATCCATGATTTTGATATGGCCCGATTTATAATGGGATGTGAAGTTGTTGAAGTTTTTGCCTATGGTGATTGTTTGGTTAATTCTGCTATTGGTGATGCAGGAGACATTGATAGTGCTACCGTTTTATTAAAATTTGAAAATGGTGCTATGGCTACCATAGAGAATAGTCGTGAAGCAAAATATGGCTATGATCAACGTTTGGAAGTATTTGGCTCTAAAGGTGTTATAAAGGTTGAGAATCCTTTGAAAAGTGATTTAAACATATTAACAGAATCCGGAACAAAATCTGATCGTCATTTGGATTTTTTCATGGATAGATATGAAGCTTCGTATCTTGAAGAAATGAAATGTTTTGTTGACACCCTAAAGAATAATAAATCAATGCCAGTTTCTGGAGAAGATGGACTTAAAGCTATGATAATAGCAGAAGCGGCAAATAGATCTCTAATAGAAAATCGATCAATAAAAGTTAATAGTATAAAAATTAAATAG
- a CDS encoding c-type cytochrome domain-containing protein, which produces MVLNILLNIDSDTPSDIILFLGRIHPLVVHLPIGFLLLAGLAEISTKWTKFEPIKAFVQYIWGLGVIGAFFAVLFGYFLSLSGDYNEDTIFWHKWSGVAVLLFSLACYYISKKQIKIPFYGKSILVTIVVVAIFYTGHLGGNLTHGSTYLLEYAPNPVRQLAGLSKKAIPRKKVTVLDSADVYLDLVSPIMNNRCVSCHNEDKKKGDLNLTSFSYLMKGGENGEAIIPGDPNSSDLFRRITLPTTHDDFMPTEGKRPLTDDEVAFIGWWINNNAPSRGYFTALKPDKEMIDNVSRQLGLDKNNFLREMVQSPKKEIIDSLSNQGFILNLLMKDNYFLEANFSLSEKKLTMHSVESLLQIKDQLIWLNMSNSNVTDGNLEKIGRLENLIKLNLSGNKISDNGLVHLEKLKNLESLNLFNTEVSIGLLAVIPKLTHLRTLYLSESNATNEIVSELQKGSEKLKISFD; this is translated from the coding sequence ATGGTTCTAAATATTTTACTCAATATTGATTCTGACACGCCTTCTGATATCATTTTGTTTTTAGGAAGGATTCACCCTTTGGTTGTTCATCTTCCTATAGGCTTTTTGTTATTGGCAGGACTTGCAGAAATTTCTACAAAATGGACAAAGTTTGAACCTATAAAGGCTTTTGTCCAGTATATATGGGGGCTTGGTGTTATTGGAGCATTTTTCGCAGTATTATTTGGTTATTTTCTTTCGTTATCTGGAGATTATAATGAAGACACTATTTTTTGGCATAAATGGAGCGGAGTTGCTGTACTTTTGTTTTCATTAGCCTGTTATTATATATCCAAAAAACAAATAAAAATCCCGTTTTATGGAAAATCAATACTTGTAACTATAGTCGTTGTTGCCATTTTTTACACAGGACATTTGGGAGGTAACCTAACACACGGATCTACTTATTTATTAGAATATGCGCCTAATCCAGTTCGTCAATTAGCAGGTTTATCAAAAAAGGCTATTCCTCGTAAAAAAGTAACCGTTCTGGATTCTGCCGATGTTTATCTGGACTTGGTTTCTCCTATAATGAATAATCGTTGTGTAAGCTGCCATAATGAAGATAAAAAGAAAGGAGATCTTAATTTAACAAGTTTTTCATATTTAATGAAAGGTGGAGAAAATGGTGAAGCTATAATTCCTGGAGACCCTAATTCAAGTGACCTTTTTAGACGCATTACACTTCCTACTACTCACGACGACTTTATGCCAACAGAAGGTAAAAGGCCATTAACAGATGATGAAGTTGCTTTTATTGGTTGGTGGATAAATAACAATGCACCGTCAAGGGGTTATTTTACAGCATTAAAACCTGATAAAGAAATGATAGATAATGTTAGCAGACAATTAGGTCTTGACAAAAATAATTTCTTAAGAGAAATGGTTCAATCCCCAAAAAAAGAAATTATAGATTCATTAAGCAATCAAGGTTTTATTTTGAATCTACTTATGAAGGATAATTATTTTTTGGAAGCAAATTTTAGTTTGAGCGAAAAGAAACTCACAATGCATAGTGTAGAATCACTCTTACAAATAAAAGATCAATTGATTTGGTTGAATATGAGCAATTCGAATGTAACCGATGGTAATCTTGAAAAAATAGGACGACTGGAAAACTTGATTAAACTAAACCTTAGTGGAAATAAAATTTCTGACAACGGTTTAGTACATCTGGAAAAATTAAAAAATTTAGAATCTCTAAACCTATTTAATACAGAAGTTTCTATTGGACTTTTAGCTGTAATTCCAAAGCTTACTCATTTAAGAACACTGTATCTTTCCGAATCGAATGCAACCAATGAAATAGTGTCCGAACTACAAAAGGGAAGTGAAAAATTAAAAATTAGTTTTGATTAA